Proteins co-encoded in one Campylobacter jejuni genomic window:
- the sdaC gene encoding serine/threonine transporter produces MNTPKWTSHDTRWVLSLFGTAIGAGVLLLPISAGLGGLIPLLVILVLAFPMTYLAHRNLCRFVLSSSNPKDDITFVAESYFGKGGGFLITLLYFFAILPILLVYSANLTTTLLEFLINQFNFNADLTHAARWWVSFLIVGVLVLISILGENVVTKAMSFLVFPFIIFLFIFSLLLIPQWNSSLFANVDFSVISTSNFWVTLWLVIPVMVFSFNHSPIISSLACYCKKEYGDYAEPRARKIISLAIILMVFVVMFFVFSCALTFTPEDFASAKDQNINILTFIANKFPEVSLLAYVGPIVALVAISKSFLGHYLGSQEGLNGILYKASNGRIQGKFAQTLTAIITFAIAWLVAYKNPSVIGIIEAIGGPVLAILLFLMPLYCIYRFDILARFRNKFLDLFILVMGIVAISAAIHDLL; encoded by the coding sequence ATGAATACTCCTAAATGGACTAGTCACGATACAAGGTGGGTTTTATCTCTTTTTGGAACAGCTATTGGAGCCGGCGTACTTTTGTTACCTATTAGTGCTGGGCTTGGTGGATTGATACCTTTGTTAGTTATACTTGTTTTAGCTTTTCCTATGACTTACTTAGCTCATAGAAATTTATGTCGCTTTGTGCTTTCAAGTTCTAATCCAAAAGATGATATTACTTTTGTTGCAGAAAGTTATTTTGGCAAAGGCGGTGGATTTTTAATTACACTTTTGTATTTTTTTGCTATTTTGCCTATTTTATTGGTTTATAGTGCTAATCTTACAACAACTTTGCTTGAGTTCTTAATCAATCAGTTCAATTTCAATGCAGATCTTACTCATGCTGCTCGTTGGTGGGTGAGTTTTTTGATTGTTGGAGTTTTGGTTTTGATTTCTATTCTTGGTGAAAATGTTGTAACAAAAGCAATGAGTTTTCTTGTTTTTCCTTTTATTATATTTTTATTTATTTTTTCATTGCTTTTAATTCCACAATGGAATTCATCATTATTTGCAAATGTTGATTTTTCCGTAATTTCAACAAGTAATTTTTGGGTTACTTTATGGCTTGTTATTCCTGTGATGGTATTTAGTTTTAATCACTCTCCTATTATTTCTTCACTTGCTTGTTATTGTAAAAAAGAATATGGTGATTATGCTGAACCTCGCGCTAGAAAAATTATTTCTTTGGCAATTATTCTTATGGTTTTTGTTGTAATGTTTTTTGTTTTTTCTTGTGCTTTAACCTTTACACCAGAAGATTTTGCATCAGCAAAAGATCAAAATATCAATATTCTTACTTTTATAGCAAATAAATTTCCTGAAGTTTCTTTACTAGCTTATGTTGGACCTATTGTTGCACTTGTGGCTATTAGCAAAAGTTTCTTAGGACATTATCTTGGTTCTCAAGAAGGCTTAAATGGCATTTTATATAAAGCAAGTAATGGTAGAATTCAAGGTAAATTCGCTCAAACTTTAACAGCGATCATTACCTTTGCTATTGCTTGGCTTGTTGCGTATAAAAATCCAAGTGTTATAGGAATTATCGAGGCTATTGGTGGCCCTGTTTTGGCTATTTTGCTTTTCTTAATGCCACTTTATTGTATTTATCGTTTTGATATTTTGGCAAGATTTCGTAATAAATTTTTAGATCTTTTTATTTTGGTAATGGGGATAGTTGCAATTTCTGCTGCAATTCATGATCTTTTATAA
- the exbD gene encoding TonB system transport protein ExbD, producing MLKLPKNEGLNIVPFIDIMLVLLAIVLSISTFIAHGKIQISLPSSENATNINNNEKKLLITIDEKNTFYLNDKLADLNEVQNAIFSLDKKTIVELKSDKNAKFESFVKIIDFLKAKEHENFQILAEKNK from the coding sequence ATGCTTAAACTACCAAAAAATGAAGGTTTGAATATAGTTCCATTTATAGATATTATGCTTGTTTTGCTTGCTATAGTGCTTAGTATTTCAACCTTTATTGCGCATGGAAAAATTCAAATCTCACTTCCTTCAAGTGAAAATGCTACCAATATAAACAATAATGAAAAAAAACTTCTTATAACCATAGACGAAAAAAATACTTTTTATTTAAATGATAAATTAGCTGATTTAAATGAAGTTCAAAATGCTATTTTTTCACTTGATAAAAAAACTATAGTAGAACTAAAAAGCGATAAAAATGCTAAATTTGAAAGCTTTGTAAAAATTATAGATTTTTTAAAAGCCAAAGAACATGAAAATTTTCAGATTCTTGCTGAGAAAAACAAATGA
- a CDS encoding energy transducer TonB, which produces MKTLFLNHKYQASYITFIVFIPLLFVIFHSNDFFKMEIKNEDSFSLAIKQFTQTNPTNETKPTESIIEPIKPKPQPKVIKKTPEKIQKKVKKIPPHPIPNKTPIAPTQEVKTFAKTTDTNVKPKITQLTQGKDNHPVLKEIQKAIRQAQFYPRQAKKMRMQGTVKVEFLWKENKTLADLKIIESSGYDLLDKSALESIRKASLNFPQYNGDLRITLPIIYDFKTLRG; this is translated from the coding sequence ATGAAAACTTTATTTTTAAATCATAAATACCAAGCTTCTTATATAACTTTTATAGTCTTTATACCTTTACTTTTTGTCATTTTTCACTCAAATGACTTTTTTAAAATGGAAATTAAAAATGAAGATTCTTTTTCTTTAGCAATAAAACAATTTACCCAAACTAATCCAACAAATGAGACTAAACCAACAGAATCCATTATAGAACCTATCAAACCAAAACCTCAGCCAAAAGTTATTAAAAAAACTCCTGAAAAAATTCAAAAAAAGGTAAAAAAAATACCTCCACACCCAATACCAAATAAAACCCCAATAGCACCAACTCAAGAAGTTAAAACTTTTGCAAAAACAACTGATACAAATGTCAAACCTAAGATCACTCAATTAACACAAGGAAAAGATAATCACCCTGTATTAAAAGAAATCCAAAAAGCTATACGACAAGCACAATTTTATCCAAGGCAAGCAAAAAAAATGCGTATGCAAGGAACTGTAAAAGTAGAATTTTTATGGAAAGAAAACAAAACTTTAGCAGATTTAAAAATCATCGAAAGCTCAGGATATGATTTATTAGATAAAAGTGCTTTAGAAAGCATAAGAAAAGCTTCTTTAAATTTTCCACAGTATAATGGGGATTTAAGAATTACACTACCTATTATATATGATTTTAAAACCCTAAGAGGATAA
- a CDS encoding CDC27 family protein produces the protein MDFFFVEYRDPLVGLIILTILVFIVAVANYIWKIFASKDEEQKLEKFIKKFEMDNAHKELLRNSSLSFGNLSFLAEIFTKSGEFEKATQIYLIALEKCKDKQEREFIFLSLAKVYFKAGFLERAKEVLLQALKLRPRNIQALKLLKIVYLKLRSYKENLELLECLFELNEDVQKEHDFIKALELCTFNITDEEKKKKLLEFKIEDNPMLGRLVFEKYHMFLGQNFFDICDLLYRENEAFNLENQDFLEFFYALGKISKHDDTHQFVFKNSNFKMLKILKDNSFNAGLEFSYRCSECKNVMPLFFYHCPVCYEFNTCKIIYEVKNNETH, from the coding sequence ATGGATTTTTTCTTTGTAGAATACAGAGACCCTTTAGTAGGGCTTATAATTTTAACTATTTTAGTATTTATTGTAGCTGTTGCAAATTATATTTGGAAAATATTTGCTAGCAAAGATGAAGAACAAAAGCTTGAAAAATTTATAAAAAAATTTGAAATGGATAATGCTCATAAAGAGTTGTTAAGAAATAGTAGCTTGAGTTTTGGAAATTTAAGTTTTTTGGCTGAAATTTTTACTAAAAGCGGGGAATTTGAAAAAGCAACTCAAATTTATTTGATTGCTCTTGAAAAATGTAAAGATAAACAAGAAAGAGAATTTATTTTCCTTTCTTTAGCAAAAGTTTATTTTAAAGCAGGATTTTTAGAGCGTGCAAAAGAAGTTTTATTACAAGCTTTAAAACTGCGTCCAAGAAATATACAAGCCTTAAAACTTTTAAAAATTGTTTATTTAAAACTTCGTTCTTATAAAGAAAATTTAGAACTTTTAGAATGTCTTTTTGAGCTTAATGAAGATGTACAAAAAGAACATGATTTTATCAAAGCTTTAGAACTTTGTACTTTTAATATCACTGATGAAGAAAAAAAGAAAAAACTTTTAGAATTTAAAATAGAAGATAATCCTATGTTAGGGCGTTTAGTTTTTGAAAAATATCATATGTTTTTAGGGCAAAATTTTTTTGATATTTGTGATTTGCTTTATAGAGAAAATGAAGCGTTTAATTTAGAAAATCAAGATTTTTTAGAATTCTTTTATGCTTTGGGTAAAATTTCAAAGCATGATGATACGCATCAGTTTGTTTTTAAAAATTCTAATTTTAAAATGTTAAAAATTTTAAAAGATAATTCTTTTAATGCGGGGTTAGAATTTTCATACCGTTGTTCTGAGTGTAAAAATGTTATGCCTTTGTTTTTTTATCACTGTCCTGTTTGTTATGAGTTTAATACTTGTAAAATTATTTATGAAGTGAAAAACAATGAAACACATTGA
- a CDS encoding MnmA/TRMU family protein — translation MKALALFSGGLDSMLAMKLITAQGIEVKALNINIGFGSTSDKSEIMKKRAAMVGADFEMIDVRNSYLQEVLFNPQYGYGKHFNPCIDCHAFMFKTALAMLKEENASFIITGEVLGQRPMSQRSDAMAKVKKLALDEEDLILRPMCAKNLPLTKPEREGWVDREKLEGISGRSRKRQLELAAKFGLEDFESPGGGCLLTLDSFAKKIRDFIEFDKDMQVNDAQLLKYGRHLRLPNGAKMIIGRNELENTLLKGLKTPKYEVIELGDLIGAYSLVDEKISEKDLELALKIALAYTKHEVGKSYELKFKNQAYTSIAFENKADINQFFIS, via the coding sequence ATGAAAGCATTAGCTCTTTTTAGCGGTGGGCTTGATAGTATGCTTGCAATGAAACTCATCACTGCACAAGGCATAGAAGTTAAAGCTCTAAATATCAACATAGGTTTTGGAAGCACAAGTGATAAAAGCGAAATCATGAAAAAGCGTGCGGCAATGGTAGGTGCAGATTTTGAAATGATAGATGTAAGAAATTCCTATCTTCAAGAAGTGCTTTTTAATCCACAATATGGCTATGGCAAACATTTTAATCCTTGTATAGATTGTCATGCTTTTATGTTTAAAACTGCTCTTGCTATGTTAAAAGAAGAAAATGCAAGTTTTATCATCACAGGAGAAGTTTTAGGACAACGCCCTATGAGTCAAAGAAGTGATGCGATGGCAAAGGTTAAAAAACTTGCTCTTGATGAAGAAGATCTGATCTTGCGTCCTATGTGTGCAAAAAACCTACCTCTAACCAAACCTGAAAGAGAAGGTTGGGTAGATAGAGAAAAACTCGAAGGTATTAGTGGAAGAAGTCGTAAAAGACAACTTGAACTTGCAGCTAAATTTGGCTTAGAAGACTTTGAAAGCCCAGGTGGAGGTTGTTTGCTAACTCTTGATAGTTTTGCTAAAAAAATTCGAGATTTTATAGAATTTGACAAAGATATGCAGGTTAATGACGCACAACTTTTAAAATATGGTCGTCATTTAAGATTACCCAATGGAGCTAAAATGATCATAGGTAGAAATGAACTTGAAAATACTCTTTTAAAAGGTTTAAAAACTCCTAAATATGAAGTAATAGAACTTGGAGATTTAATCGGAGCTTACTCTTTGGTAGATGAAAAAATTTCAGAAAAAGACTTAGAACTTGCCTTAAAAATAGCCCTTGCCTATACTAAACACGAAGTAGGAAAAAGCTATGAACTTAAATTTAAAAATCAAGCTTATACAAGTATAGCTTTTGAAAATAAGGCTGATATTAATCAATTTTTTATTAGTTAA
- the exbB gene encoding TonB-system energizer ExbB, whose translation MEFLKDYIDLIIFLILGIMAFIAFWCVVERMLFFRKINFKNYENQEQFDDAISENLTTIYIIYSNAPYIGLLGTVIGIMVTFYEMGLAGNIDVKSIVVGLSLALKATALGLLVAIPALMAYNALLRRVSLLSNAYKANKNA comes from the coding sequence GTGGAATTTCTAAAAGATTACATCGATTTAATTATCTTTTTAATTCTAGGAATTATGGCATTTATAGCTTTTTGGTGTGTCGTAGAAAGAATGCTATTTTTTAGAAAAATTAACTTTAAAAATTATGAGAATCAAGAGCAATTTGATGATGCGATTAGTGAAAATTTAACCACTATATATATCATCTATTCCAATGCCCCTTATATAGGACTTTTAGGCACTGTAATAGGCATTATGGTTACATTTTACGAAATGGGCTTGGCGGGCAATATAGATGTCAAATCCATAGTCGTGGGACTTTCTTTAGCTCTTAAAGCTACAGCCTTAGGACTTTTGGTTGCTATTCCTGCTTTAATGGCTTATAATGCCTTACTTAGAAGAGTTTCTCTCTTAAGCAATGCTTATAAGGCAAATAAAAATGCTTAA
- the rnhA gene encoding ribonuclease HI, whose protein sequence is MKHIEIYTDGSCLNNPGFGGWAYILRYKEYQKEGFGAEANTTNNRMELMAIIESLKALKEPCEISLFTDSNLMVQSINEWLEGWIKKDFKGKKNIDLWKEYIKVAKSHKIKAFWVKAHNGHLENERCDTLAREAALKIARENDEKH, encoded by the coding sequence ATGAAACACATTGAAATTTATACAGATGGTTCATGTCTTAATAATCCAGGTTTTGGCGGATGGGCTTATATTTTGCGTTATAAGGAGTATCAAAAGGAAGGTTTTGGAGCTGAGGCTAATACCACTAACAATAGAATGGAGCTAATGGCAATTATTGAATCTTTGAAGGCTTTAAAAGAGCCTTGTGAAATTTCGCTTTTTACAGATTCTAACCTAATGGTTCAAAGTATTAATGAATGGCTAGAAGGATGGATAAAAAAGGATTTTAAAGGTAAAAAAAATATAGATTTATGGAAGGAATATATTAAAGTGGCAAAATCTCATAAGATTAAGGCTTTTTGGGTAAAAGCACATAATGGACATTTGGAAAATGAAAGATGTGATACATTGGCACGTGAAGCTGCTTTGAAAATTGCAAGGGAAAATGATGAAAAACATTGA
- the aroC gene encoding chorismate synthase, producing MNTFGTRLKFTSFGESHGVAVGCIIDGMPAGVKFDEEFLQNELDKRKGGSKFATPRKESDKAQVLSGVFEGYTTGHPIAIVVFNENAHSKDYDNLKDLFRPAHADFTYFYKYGIRDHRGGGRSSARESVAKVAGGAVAAMLLREFDICVQSGVFGVGTFVSNLKEEEFDFEFAKKSEIFCLDPKLESDFKNEILNARNSKDSVGAAVFTKVSGMLVGLGEVLYDKLDSKLAHALMGVNAVKAVEIGEGINASKMRGSCNNDALKDGKFLSNHSGGILGGISNGENLILKTYFKPTPSIFAKQESIDKFGNNLEFELKGRHDPCVGVRGSVVASAMVRLVVADCLLLNTSANLNNLKNAYGLK from the coding sequence GTGAATACCTTTGGTACGAGATTGAAATTTACAAGTTTTGGTGAGTCTCATGGTGTGGCTGTTGGATGTATTATTGATGGAATGCCTGCTGGGGTTAAATTTGATGAAGAATTTTTGCAAAATGAGCTTGATAAACGCAAAGGCGGAAGTAAATTTGCAACACCAAGAAAAGAAAGCGATAAAGCTCAGGTTTTAAGCGGGGTTTTTGAAGGATATACAACGGGTCATCCCATAGCTATAGTAGTTTTTAATGAAAATGCTCATTCTAAAGATTATGATAATTTAAAAGATCTATTTCGTCCTGCTCATGCGGATTTTACTTATTTTTATAAATATGGCATAAGAGATCATAGGGGTGGGGGTAGATCAAGTGCTAGGGAAAGTGTTGCTAAAGTGGCTGGTGGTGCAGTTGCAGCGATGCTTTTGCGTGAATTTGATATTTGTGTTCAAAGTGGTGTTTTTGGAGTAGGAACTTTTGTATCAAATTTGAAAGAAGAAGAATTTGATTTTGAATTTGCTAAGAAAAGTGAAATTTTTTGCCTTGATCCAAAACTAGAAAGTGACTTTAAAAATGAAATTTTAAATGCTAGAAATTCAAAAGATAGTGTAGGCGCTGCTGTTTTTACAAAAGTTAGCGGTATGCTTGTGGGACTTGGAGAAGTTCTTTATGATAAGCTAGACTCTAAATTAGCTCATGCTTTAATGGGAGTTAATGCTGTTAAAGCAGTTGAAATAGGCGAAGGTATTAATGCAAGCAAAATGCGCGGATCGTGTAATAATGATGCTTTAAAAGATGGCAAGTTTTTAAGCAATCATAGCGGAGGAATTTTAGGAGGAATTTCAAATGGAGAAAATCTTATTTTAAAAACTTATTTTAAACCTACTCCTTCTATTTTTGCTAAGCAAGAAAGTATAGATAAATTTGGCAATAATTTGGAATTTGAACTCAAAGGTAGGCATGATCCTTGTGTAGGTGTTAGAGGAAGTGTTGTAGCTAGTGCTATGGTGCGTTTAGTTGTGGCTGATTGTCTGCTTTTAAATACGAGTGCGAATTTAAACAATTTAAAAAATGCTTATGGATTAAAATAA
- the sdaA gene encoding L-serine ammonia-lyase — MSNLSIFKIGVGPSSSHTLGPMLAGNLFCKKVAKKLDEIDRVEVTLYGSLSLTGKGHLSDKAVIWGLNGLEAKNLSTAIQDEVNKNAIENAQIDFCGEKKLCFNYEKDLIFSKDFLPLHENGMKIKAYDCKGGLVDEETYYSVGGGFVLTAAQLEKKGKNSNQNKKKKLDIELNNAKEALELCDKRDWDLAELSYRYELQFHTKEEIRAYCLEIWEVMQEVYYNGTHPNEDYLPGKLHLKRRAKGLKERVAMTADPMGIIDFISLYAIAIAEENASGAKVVTAPTNGACAVIPAVMLYLKNHTIGFSDEKAIEFLLTAMLIGSFYKKNASISGAEAGCQAEIGSASSMAAAAMATVLGANAFKACNAAEMAMEHHLGLTCDPVAGLVQIPCIERNAFGAIKAISAARMAMTRKSTPMVSLDEVIETMYETGKDMNYKYKETSLGGLATNLKTVC; from the coding sequence ATGAGTAATTTAAGCATTTTTAAAATAGGTGTTGGTCCTTCTTCTTCTCATACTTTAGGGCCTATGCTTGCTGGAAATTTATTTTGTAAAAAAGTCGCTAAAAAGCTTGATGAAATTGATAGAGTTGAGGTTACTCTTTATGGTTCTTTGTCATTAACAGGTAAAGGACACTTGAGTGATAAGGCTGTAATTTGGGGGTTAAATGGCCTAGAAGCTAAAAATTTAAGCACAGCAATACAAGATGAAGTAAATAAAAATGCTATTGAAAATGCTCAAATTGATTTTTGTGGTGAGAAAAAACTTTGTTTTAATTATGAAAAAGATTTGATATTTTCCAAAGATTTTTTACCTTTACATGAGAATGGTATGAAGATTAAAGCTTATGATTGTAAAGGTGGGTTAGTTGATGAAGAAACTTATTATTCTGTAGGTGGAGGCTTTGTTTTAACAGCTGCACAATTAGAAAAAAAAGGTAAAAATTCCAACCAAAATAAAAAGAAAAAACTAGATATAGAGCTTAACAATGCAAAAGAAGCTTTAGAGCTTTGCGATAAAAGAGATTGGGATTTAGCAGAGCTTTCTTATCGTTACGAATTGCAATTTCACACTAAAGAGGAAATTCGTGCTTATTGTCTTGAAATTTGGGAAGTAATGCAAGAAGTGTATTATAATGGCACTCATCCAAATGAAGATTATTTGCCTGGAAAACTTCATTTAAAGCGTAGAGCTAAAGGACTTAAAGAAAGAGTGGCGATGACAGCTGATCCTATGGGCATTATCGATTTTATTTCTTTATATGCTATTGCGATTGCTGAAGAAAATGCTAGCGGAGCAAAAGTTGTAACCGCACCAACAAATGGAGCATGTGCTGTTATCCCTGCTGTTATGCTTTATCTTAAAAACCATACTATAGGTTTTAGTGATGAAAAGGCTATAGAGTTTTTATTAACAGCAATGCTTATAGGTTCTTTTTATAAGAAAAATGCAAGCATTAGCGGAGCAGAAGCAGGCTGTCAAGCAGAAATTGGTAGTGCTAGCTCTATGGCAGCTGCAGCTATGGCAACAGTTTTAGGGGCTAATGCTTTTAAAGCATGCAACGCTGCTGAAATGGCAATGGAACATCATCTAGGTTTAACTTGCGATCCAGTTGCAGGGCTTGTGCAAATTCCTTGCATAGAAAGAAATGCCTTTGGAGCTATTAAGGCTATAAGTGCTGCTAGAATGGCAATGACACGCAAATCTACTCCTATGGTAAGCCTTGATGAGGTTATAGAAACCATGTATGAAACAGGAAAAGATATGAATTATAAATACAAAGAAACTTCTTTAGGTGGTCTTGCTACAAATTTAAAAACAGTATGCTAA
- a CDS encoding PepSY-like domain-containing protein, with the protein MKAKLTLLALLGTTVLLAKDMVVPASELPNNAKEFISKNFKTAQIGLVKKDIDSYDVILNDGTEIDFMINGEWKEVDGKYKALPHTILPNVMKKVSATQPNAQILEVDKEINGYKFKFNNNMEVYTDMQGNILGQKLD; encoded by the coding sequence ATGAAAGCAAAACTAACTTTACTTGCTTTGTTGGGTACTACGGTGCTTTTAGCTAAAGATATGGTTGTTCCTGCTAGCGAACTTCCAAATAATGCCAAAGAATTTATTTCTAAAAATTTTAAAACCGCTCAAATTGGTTTGGTGAAAAAAGACATAGATTCTTATGATGTGATTTTAAATGATGGAACTGAAATTGATTTTATGATCAATGGAGAGTGGAAAGAAGTTGATGGAAAATATAAGGCTTTGCCACATACTATCTTACCTAATGTTATGAAAAAAGTGAGTGCAACTCAACCAAATGCTCAAATTCTTGAAGTAGACAAAGAAATTAATGGTTATAAATTTAAGTTTAATAACAATATGGAAGTTTATACAGATATGCAAGGAAATATCCTAGGTCAAAAATTAGATTAA
- the rnc gene encoding ribonuclease III: MKNIEKLEQSLTYEFKDKNLLIHALTHKSFKKSYNNERLEFLGDAVLDLVVGEYLFHKFAKDAEGDLSKLRAALVNEKSFAKIANSLNLGDFIFMSVAEENNGGKEKPSILSDALEAIIGAIHLEAGFEFAKTIALRLIEKNFPQIDAKILIKDYKTKLQEITQGKIGQTPQYETVRAFGPDHLKQFEIALMLDGKELARAIAGSKKEAQQMAAKIALEKLGAL; the protein is encoded by the coding sequence ATGAAAAACATTGAAAAACTAGAGCAGAGTTTAACTTATGAATTTAAAGATAAAAATCTTCTTATACATGCTTTAACCCATAAAAGTTTTAAAAAATCTTACAACAACGAACGCTTGGAATTTTTAGGTGATGCTGTGCTTGATTTAGTTGTGGGTGAATACCTTTTTCATAAATTCGCTAAAGATGCCGAAGGAGATTTATCTAAGCTTAGAGCGGCTTTAGTGAATGAAAAGTCTTTTGCAAAAATTGCAAATAGTTTAAATTTGGGTGATTTTATTTTTATGAGTGTTGCTGAGGAAAACAATGGAGGAAAAGAAAAGCCTTCTATACTTTCAGATGCGTTAGAAGCCATTATAGGTGCTATACATTTAGAAGCTGGGTTTGAGTTTGCAAAAACTATTGCTTTAAGACTTATAGAAAAAAATTTCCCTCAAATTGATGCAAAAATTCTTATAAAAGATTATAAAACAAAATTACAAGAGATTACACAGGGAAAAATCGGACAAACTCCGCAGTATGAAACAGTGCGTGCTTTTGGTCCTGATCATTTAAAGCAATTTGAAATCGCTTTAATGCTTGATGGTAAAGAACTTGCAAGAGCTATTGCGGGAAGCAAAAAAGAAGCACAGCAAATGGCAGCAAAAATTGCACTTGAGAAATTAGGAGCTTTATAG
- the ribD gene encoding bifunctional diaminohydroxyphosphoribosylaminopyrimidine deaminase/5-amino-6-(5-phosphoribosylamino)uracil reductase RibD, which yields MKEFYMNLALNEAWKYQFLTYPNPAVGCVILDKNEKILAIKAHEKAGLAHAELNAIAHAFKSLRPEISLPKEVNALHEFICKNHQGVFKDSIAFVTLEPCSHQGKTPPCAKLFSELGFKKIFISVKDENKIASGGAEFLKKQGIEVEFDILKEEGKKLLKPFLKWQKGQFKLFKLALSMNGSPFGKIVSNKLSRTYAHKIRAVIDLLVVGGETIRKDRPILDTRLCKAKAPNLCILSRQNIDNFDKNIPLFKVPNRQIYTQIPSEAKFLMYEGGENFLKIFKDGIDMFLIFQSSSLNDEKNVTIPLNFKPLYRNFLGSDTYGIYEL from the coding sequence ATGAAAGAATTTTATATGAATTTAGCTTTAAATGAGGCTTGGAAATATCAGTTTTTAACCTATCCAAATCCAGCCGTAGGCTGTGTAATCTTAGATAAAAATGAAAAAATTTTAGCCATAAAAGCTCATGAAAAAGCTGGATTGGCTCATGCAGAACTTAATGCCATAGCTCATGCTTTTAAAAGCTTAAGACCTGAAATTTCATTGCCTAAAGAAGTAAACGCCTTACATGAGTTTATTTGCAAAAACCATCAAGGTGTATTTAAAGATAGTATAGCTTTTGTCACACTTGAGCCTTGCTCTCATCAAGGAAAAACGCCTCCTTGCGCAAAACTCTTTAGCGAGCTAGGTTTTAAAAAAATTTTCATCAGCGTTAAAGATGAAAATAAAATCGCAAGTGGTGGAGCTGAATTTTTAAAAAAACAAGGCATAGAAGTTGAATTTGACATACTTAAAGAAGAAGGAAAAAAACTTTTAAAACCTTTTTTAAAATGGCAAAAAGGGCAATTTAAACTTTTTAAATTAGCCCTTTCTATGAATGGCTCACCTTTTGGCAAAATCGTAAGCAATAAGCTAAGTCGCACTTATGCACATAAAATTAGAGCGGTGATTGATTTGCTTGTAGTCGGTGGAGAAACCATAAGAAAAGATCGCCCTATACTAGATACTAGGCTTTGCAAAGCAAAAGCGCCTAATCTTTGTATCTTAAGCCGTCAAAATATAGATAATTTTGATAAAAATATCCCTTTATTTAAAGTTCCAAACCGCCAAATTTATACCCAAATTCCAAGTGAGGCTAAATTTTTAATGTATGAGGGTGGAGAAAATTTTCTCAAAATCTTTAAAGATGGAATAGATATGTTTTTGATTTTTCAAAGTTCAAGTTTAAATGATGAAAAAAATGTTACAATACCTTTAAATTTCAAGCCACTTTATAGGAATTTTTTAGGGAGTGATACTTATGGCATTTATGAACTTTAG